GGCCTACATCAGCTTTATAGTTTGACAATGAGATGTACTTGATGTCATTCTCTTATACATTTCTAACAaatctcttttgcaaatttacCATTGAGTTCCATAGATTCAATGGCGAATTTGCACATCttttatattgaaatgaatACAAAAtgtataaaagaataaaatcaaacatttattttttacaatttatttcATTGAAATGACATCGTATGCTCGAGTTAATGTAACATTGTTCACTATTCGTATTtggctcatatcatgcatatatTACTTGCATACGAAACTCGACATCAAATTTATAATcattaatttaaagaaaaattataccattggtccctgtggttggcataaattacaaacTACGCCAtatggtataaaaaaataattgtcagGTCCTTGTAGTAGgtgaaaattacaaattactctctAAAGTCATTTTTCATCCACAAATTTAACAGAGACCGTTAGATTTCATGTTAGCCAAATAAAAATGCGACACATctcactcttaaaaaaaaaaaatttaaaatttaaaatttaaaactttaaatttaaatacttttttttttaaaaaaaaaaacaaaaagggggGTTTAGGGGGTGGCTCGCCTGCGCCATCTCTGGGGTGGCTCCCCGACACCCCATGGGCAGGGGGTGGTTGCGGTGGTAACCACCTTTGGGTAGTTTGCATGACAACATTGGCCtatagggtggccgcgcggccatccctATGGGCTggggtggcttgcaggccaccCCTAGCCAGCTCTGAGGTAGCCTAGGAGCTACCCAATGATGACTCTACCAACTCCTTACTctggggtggcttgcgagccaccctTTATGGGGCTGGGGGTGGTGTGTGGCCACCCTCGGCCCATGGGGGAGGcggcgagccaccccagaggtggcgcccCCCATCCCAaagtggcagccaccccccaaaccccctttttcatatttttttttttgaaaaaaattaaaaataaaatttgaagtttttaatttttaatttattaatatattttttattaagagtaaaaCTTGTTGCATTTTTATTGGACTGACGTGGCAACTTAAGAGTTTCTACCAACTTTGTAGACGGAAAACGACTTCATAGagtaatttatactttttgCTTACCACAAAGATCCtacaattatattatttttttataccacatgTCTATTAGAAGTGATTTGAAATTTAGGTTAATCACAGGGACCAATAGTataattttcttctaatttagTCGGAATAAACCAAATCTCTCATATCTAAAATATGCATgtactcttaatatatataaggAAGAAAATATACAGTGTTAGTAtaatgaaattttgattttttttcttttttcccccaaTTTGAAAGCTCAAACTTCACGTAAACACCTAAGATGCATACCCACCATGCTCCACGTTTCCAACAGCCCACTTTAATTTTTCTGTTAAAGAATGGCTTTAATTTCATAAACCTGGAGGATGTGATGACTTCCTTTCGCTAATTTTGTCGGCATTTATTAATCCCCTTTTGTTTAGTTGTGTCAATAAGACGAAGAAGCCTGGCATGACCAAGCCATGATCTCAAAAAGTATGTAAGAAAAAGTGGGCCAAAGTAGTGCGGTATTCAAACTTGTAATAAATTATCGGTTCTTTAATTCTACTCATACCACCCCCACTTCAatgatttctctcttcttttgtcCAAGCCAGagataaataaggaaaaaaaaaaaaaaaacagtagttTCTTGTTTcctgtgaaaaagaaaaagaagaacagaagaaTTTATGGCCGAgggaaagtcgatcgatcacaTCTATATGACAAAGAatgtaaatttttcttattaataatCCACAATCAGTTAATTGTATTTCTTTCTCATATGATTGTTTTCTTGACTGGACCAAGTATTCTAACACTTAGTTCTCAATCAGTCATTTGTGTATACGGTTCAAAATATTCATTATTCGTTTTTCTCCAAATCGCAACAAAAAACTATGATCGAAAAACATATTAATTACGAGTGTACATACGGATGCGAatgattatttgtaatattcaTAATTGCATTCACAAAATGCGACTTACTTTTAGATATGCATTCGCATTATGTTTTTACTaactaaatttatattattattaaatgcggttattatccgttaTTCACATAATGTCTCTACTAAAGCCTAATTTAtacgatttgaaaaataatttagccggattttagtgttttggccttgttttaattttttttaaaccctaatcttttaaaaaatatattgatttcatgtTAATTTTACCTTTTCACTAGAATTTACACAAGAAACTAACACAGCAACCAAACCAATATAAACAGAATCTACACTTAATTCAAAAAGACGTCAATTtagtaaatttataatatatataatatacaaaatATGATATACATAAAAAGCATGCAGATATTGGATAGTTACTGATAGTGAGTgagtgggtgggtgggtgggtgggtgtggggggggggggggggggggagttaattgaacagaaaacattttaggtttctagaatttttgaaCTATgtagttataatttaatttgagTAATAATACTCTTCCCGTCCACCTGTGTGAAACGAATCTTTTTTCTGGCATTGGAATACAAGGAAAAACATGCATCTAAGTAGCAAATCTGGATTGAATTCCGAAATTAATAAGTGGTCCATGCTGAAGATCCATGATCATTTACATCAATTTTCCTCCAGTTCCGTGATTAGAACAAAGACCCCTTGACCCAAACGATCACAACAGTAACATCCTTGACGTCTGCATTACCTCAACTACACGTTGCCGGCCGTCACCCATGCACCCAAGTCAATAAATAAGAGTGCTGTCACTCCTATTGTTCTTCATCACAAAACAAGGAGCAAACGATGGCGTCTCTAAGCTCTTCCTTGTTTTCAGTACTTTTGGTACTCTTGCTGTCAGCTTCGTTGGCAGCTTCAGCTTTAACTCAAGAACAATTCGTCCAATGCCTCTCTGTTAATTCTCAGAATATTTCCATCCCACTAGCCACTGCTTTTTTCGCCCCGGACAATTCTTCCTTTACCACTGTTCTTGAATCCTCTGCACAAAACCTCCGCTACTTGGTCCCTTCAGCGCCGAAGCCCGAGTTCATCTTCTTGCCTGTGCATGAATCGCACGTGCAAGCAGCGGTAATTTGTTCCAAGAAGCTCGGAATACATCTCAGAGTCCGCAGCGGAGGCCACGACTATGAAGGTCTGTCTTATGTTTCCCAAATGGAGTCACCTTTCATTATTGTCGACCTGGCAAAGCTTAGATCCATAAACGTTGATATGGAAGACAATACTGCGTGGATTCAGGCGGGTGCAACTATTGGAGAAGTTTACTATCGAGTTGCTGAGAAAAGTGAAGCTCATGCCTTCCCGGCCGGCCTTTGCACCAGCTTAGGCGTTGGCGGGCACATTACCGGAGGCGCGTACGGTCCCATGATGAGAAAATACGGCCTTGGTGCTGACAATGTCGTTGATGCACGGATTGTCGATGTTAATGGCAGAATTCTAGACCGGGAAACCATGGGAGAGGATCTTTTTTGGGCTATTAGAGGTGGGGGAGGAGCAAGCTTTGGAATCATTCTTTGGTGGAAGATAAAGCTTGTTTCTGTTCCCCCAACCGTAACAGTTTTCACTGTTACTAAAACCTTAGAACAAGGCGCAACAAAGCTCCTCTATAAATGGCAACAGGTTGCCGACAAGCTTGATGAGAATCTCTTCATCAGGGTCATCATTCAACCGGCCAGTATTGCTGGTTCTAAAAGTGAGAAAACAGTAACAACTTCTTATAATGCTCTGTTTCTCGATGGCGCTGACAGGCTCCTCCAAGTTATGCAAGAA
This DNA window, taken from Alnus glutinosa chromosome 5, dhAlnGlut1.1, whole genome shotgun sequence, encodes the following:
- the LOC133869956 gene encoding monolignol oxidoreductase AtBBE-like 15, whose protein sequence is MASLSSSLFSVLLVLLLSASLAASALTQEQFVQCLSVNSQNISIPLATAFFAPDNSSFTTVLESSAQNLRYLVPSAPKPEFIFLPVHESHVQAAVICSKKLGIHLRVRSGGHDYEGLSYVSQMESPFIIVDLAKLRSINVDMEDNTAWIQAGATIGEVYYRVAEKSEAHAFPAGLCTSLGVGGHITGGAYGPMMRKYGLGADNVVDARIVDVNGRILDRETMGEDLFWAIRGGGGASFGIILWWKIKLVSVPPTVTVFTVTKTLEQGATKLLYKWQQVADKLDENLFIRVIIQPASIAGSKSEKTVTTSYNALFLDGADRLLQVMQESFPELGLTPKDCTETSWIKAVLYIAGYPSGTSPEILLQGKSTFKNYFKAKSDFVKEPIPETALEGLWERLKQEDSPLMVFNPYGGMMSKISESEIPFPHRNGTLFKIQYLSLWKDGDMDKAKPHVDWIRNLYNYMAPYVSMLPRTAYVNYRDLDLGMNKGSNASLTEASAWGNKYFKDNFNRLVKVKTKVDPENFFRHEQSIPPLAQAE